From the Bombus huntii isolate Logan2020A chromosome 4, iyBomHunt1.1, whole genome shotgun sequence genome, the window AGTAgtaagttaaaaataaatataaatattgaatttgaagaattttGACATTACACTTgctcaaatatttcaaatattttcaattgcttacattttaaaatatctttgttaaagtgatatatatttaataaagaatattaagCTACcagtatatttatttatttgtagaaTTAGCACGCAGTATTGGGATTGAAAGCGAGACTGATAgtgaagaaggagaagaaggagaagatgaagaagaaggagagaaTGAAAAATGCGGCTTGGATTCAATGGTAtacaaagaaaatacaaaatcaaatggcaaatatcaACAAACATTAAATAAGACAAATAAAAAACTTTATAAAAGACCAAGAGATGAGGAAAAGTTATTGACGGAAAGAGATGACGTAGAATCATTAAGTTCATGTAACGATGTTGACAGTGATACTGAAGTTTATCGTGTAAGACCAACAAGATCTGGAAGATTACCAAAAGTAAAAAGATTACAGGGACCTgatataaatacatttgatAAGGAAAAGTTAAATTACTGCTCTAATGATCATGAAATTACAATTTCATCAGAAAATGATGCTAAAGTTACAGAGGATTTAATTTTTGACAGTATTAATTCAGAAATTCGTCATATAGATCCTCTTAAAACagttataccaaatatcggCGACGTAGAACCAGGATCCTTTGTTATTTTGTCAAAAGAATCTTTGGAGGAACCAGGTAAAAGTGTTTTGCAAGTTTATATGGTTAGTTCGGACGTTCATCCTTAAGATTTCAAGGAACCTAACATACATATGTCACCAAAACTCTTATAATTCGCAATTGTAATCATTGACTATCAAATGTTAAATCACTTTCAACAAAAAGAatacttaatttaatttacatgaAAGGTTTTAAATTAacttaatttaatatacatatatctctatatctttatatcatttaaaatttctactGAAAATGTCACATacttgtatattatatttaaatttttggtTAGAATTCAAATGCACTTATGTACATTATCTGTTTATAAAAAAGCACTTGATTGTGTTAGTTCATTGTTTTAGttaaatttttactttatttacttaaattttttattattagactaAAGAAAATTGATTTAATAATTCCTTCATAATGTACTTTGTTTGATATGGGATTATAAAGAAGATGATAAACAGAAATTATAAAGATAAGGACGCAAATTTTAAACTTCACAATTATGATAAACGTAATATAGAACAATTATTAGTTCatgtaaaaaatttaaagattgtTCTATTTGCAAtcattataaaattcaaattgatACATGAATATTAAATACCACTTCTAGATCCACAAGCCAGGTTCGGATGTTTATTCTATCTGTTTTTATATAAATCTAGAATGTCCGATCGTAACTCTGCCTATTAATTATTGCCAGCATATATTGTTATACAGTAGCACATTCTTTGGAGAGTGCCATTTTCCATACAGTGCATTAATTAAGTAATAATAATGCTAATTCTTTAAATGTGGCCTGGAATACATTTCAACTTTTGAATGTAGCCGTGAATTATAAATGTGAATGGTTTGACTGTTATATTCCTAGCTTTTGagctataaatatttatatatgtttttttTATGATTAATTGCTAAATTTAGACAATATGATGAGTATTAGACTACTTTCCTAAAGATTCAAACGAATCATACAAtacatttgtaattttataatcttGTCTGATgcttttatgtatttttatgtGTATTAAGTTCtgttaaataatttccatACATTAGATTTTAGCAACTATCATGATGCATTGAATAAGGTTGTAGTGTTTAACATACCCTCTTAAGACTATCTATCAGAGTTCAacttattttaattacattgATGTTAtctatattgtattttattatcattttctaaatTGCATGATATTCTATCACATTGGAGCAATTTAggaaatattgtaaaatgctgatttttgtaacattttttacatGAACATATCTtgcttatatatattttaatagtagtttattatatataaattttattagtaGTTTAATTCATCATGACTTTATAAATATCaagcaaagaaatattttctgaaaatttcatttatgtaAATATGAATTCGATTGTAATTgagttaaattaatttttaaaacttgACTAAAATGTACAAGctgcataaaataaaaatgtcatgATCACCACTGTGAGATTCTATACCTCTGGATTCTATACCTAGGATGGGTTATCTCACATGCTAAGGAATAACTTCCTGTTTTCTCATTAATATCACGCTATTTACTTCTTATCTGACTAAGAAAGATAAACAACACAAATAATGTCATTAGAAAAGCCAAAGGAATTTTCCAAGGGAACAGTTGAGTTCCAATCTGTGGTTCCTGTAACAAGTTTGGTCCTTATAATGAATAGAATATGATGCACCAAAAAAAAATTAGCCTTGATATTCAAGGTCACAGTCAATTTTGCTGCAGCTTTATTCAACAACTTTTTTTTGCAAATGATGGTCATgacatttattttgtatgcACTCTGTAcatatttgcatcattatgATATTGTAATTTgattttaattgtttaatatatatacttaCCTGTTAATTCTCTATACTCCACGCTTGGCTTATAAGTATAGGATTAGTATCTGTGATGTTATTGCATACTTCTCATGCATTAGCAGGATAAGGTACACTTATGGGAGTTAAAGAACTaagtatttcataattttgcCTTTATCATGTTCAACATCCAGGACACCTTCCACAATTATAGATAACTACAAAAGTATTTTACTCattaaaatcaaatttattCCATTAGCAATAAAGAATAATGTGCGAAAATAGCAAATTTGCATTATTCAATAAATGGTATATTTTCCTTGTTTAGAAATATTACTATTGATAAGAAAAGTGCTTGTTCGAAGTTATTAGTACAAaagttaaaataattttgtataattagaaaattaaaataataagtaataagCAAGcaagtaataataaataagcaAGAAAGTTTGTATTTAACTACTTTTCAAAGAAAGATTTGGTGAATTTGTAGAACCATTCCGTCCTTTCcgatttctataatttttgaatattttgtaaagTTCAACAGTTTGAACAACATTTTCGTACACGTGTAACGGAGTCGATTTCGCTTATTTTACAAGATATTCGCAAAAAAACTGCAGGTACCACTAGAGTGTATTTCTGTCTATAGTTGTGCGTCTGTGGCTGCGTATGCGTTAGTGTTGATTGTAGGCCATCGGCagcttattttttatttataaacaaatatctaCAACATATATGCGAAACTGCAAGAATTGTCTCTTATAATTGACttaaaaatgaatatcatCAACGTATTAGGTTTGGATTAATTTTCGTAATTCGGCCGCCACGAGTCTAGTAACGCTTGcgtgaaataataacaaattaattacaaaaataacaGACGAATGAATAATTGATACTATTTTACGAAATAGAATAATCGTTATATTTCATGGCAGCCATCTGCTTCGCAGCGATATTGGAAAGTTTAATCCAAACTCAGACCCCACTTATTAATGATATTCacttttaattgaattataacTTATAAAAAGACTGCATTTCTTACAGCTTCGTATATGCACGTTATGCACGGGGTCTTTACGCTCGTCCAACTCTCTTTTATAAACAGAAGATAAGCAGCCGGTAGTCGGCAACTCATACTAACGCATATGTTGTCACAGATGCACAACTACGAACAGAAATATTCTGTAGCGATGCCTGTAGTTTTTTGCGAATATCTCGGAAATTAAGCGAGACCAACAGTAATATGTAAAAAGAACAATTGCTCAAAATGTTGATTTCTCAAAGTTCTACAAGTTCACCAAAGATTTTTTTATcttgattataaatatataaaatgatatacGAATTCATAGTAAACAAGTTTCTTTAAAAAGTATAGTTTGAACTtcttcaaatataaaaatacaaattttaattaaattttgtataaagagatttaaattaattttgtatattatggTGCATAACATATACCTTTTCCTAATAATGTTAggtttttataataatatatgtatataaaatatataaatatatacttgAATATTAAtgctatatatatttgtttatttatttattttctgttaAAGGATTGATTTAAATTTGGCCAAGTTCATACACTGACAAGTTTTTCGGCTTTGAACAATAGCCTACCTGTGAGATACAAAAATCACATATACTATATACATTCAATACAtatgtattgtatatattgGGTATATATGTTGATATATATTGGGATAGTAAAACTATCCCAAAGTAAAGTACAAAAGATcgatatatgaaaatatttaaaaaccaaatatatttagaaatgtatatatgtatgaattaataattattatatatccttatttatttttcgGCTTCACAACTTTAGAAAAGAACTTGGTTTACATATTTCTAGTTTTCACTCATCCCCTTACAGCTCCTAGAATATCCATCATAATCCGAAACACAACCATCCACATTCCCATGTCAAATATATATCCCCttatacagagtggttggtaactggtggtacaagcggaaagggggtgattctacgcgaaaaaagaagtcgaaaatatagaataaaaatttttcgtttgaggctttgttttcgagaaaatcgactttgaattttcgctcggtacgcgtgcactttatcacgtctcgttttaacggatctcactgtaaatcgttgtctcgatggaaaaattaaaaaaaaattagaaaaaaattttattctatattttcgacttcttttttggcgtagaatcaccccctttccgcttgtaccaccagttaccaaccaccctctATATCCACAAAGCTACagattacatatatatgtcaGAGAAGCGTCAGTAATAGAGTTGTGGGCGTTTGCTAGACCTCCCTTGGAGTTGGCCAGGGTCGTGTTATAACGAAGATACGGCCTGATACAACGGGTATGAACACTACCGATTCGACAGTCAACAGCGGCGATTAGGCccccgcgacactagtgatagtggtcttaggttcgataacgaatccacggtcaacgggaggATGGATATGCTTGCTCTAACTCAAACGTGTACTGATCGTAAGGAGCTATTCCCTTCCTCGATGAGGTCTCAGTCAGGAATGCCTCTTCGTCCCAACGACGCCACCGAGATAAACTCTGGTGGGGTGTCTAAGTACCCAAGATCCTCGGATCGATGTCGCTGTCGATTGGTCAGTTTGGGACAGAAGCTGCCTGTCCGTTTGCAAAAcatcttaattgccgaaaaACCCAGGTTTTATAGCGGGTCCTCGGGCTGCCGGGACTTGTGCTGTGTACGTGCCTCAACCTCAGGTATTACTTGTCCTAAGGAACCGTTAGCATGTTTTACTGTCCGATATCTCTATGGGTAGTTCCTTCAATGAGGGTCATAACACCGCTCCGCACCTTTGTTAGACGGAGcgcccgtcccgttgaccgcggctacgttgggcgacaggcTGTCGCcccgagccaaagctcaccgtcactaatcgcGGACGGTTACCATCGGCTTGGATAACTGCGATTGTTTCATTAcggctatagtagactctagattacaatgttaGGAGGTTATCCTGAAGTTCCAAAGGGGCCCCGGCGTCCTTTCgtctccgacatatacatatatctttaTTTCTCTTAACCTATATATCCTATACTTAACCTATCTATTATCACATATTTCTCTTTGGCTTGCAATCACTTCAGTAGCTATATTCTTACGCCTTTTCTCCTAAACTCTTAACCAGTTTTTCATTGTTTCGTTAACTCTACTTTCTGCTGTATTCTTTTCTCTTAGTAAACTAAAATCTAATCTATAGTTGCCTTTTAATAACTGTTTCAACGTACCCATCTCTaaattacgtaaaatatattttcttttttcttctgcCAACCAATAATTGTTTTCCTCTTTCACATTTCCGCATCTTGCCCTTGCCATTAGCCTCTTGCTGCCTTCCCTTCCTTCCTTTCCCGGATATTTCGCTTTGTCCGCTGTTCttatgtatttgtatttactattatatttggcgttccagattttattatatcacaATTGGCCTTGCAACTCTTTGATCTTTTCTGTCAGAACTTTTATTAACCCCTTCCCGTACTTTATCGAGTCAGACTCGCGATGAAGATTTTGGCCCAAACATGAATATCGCGACCAGATACTTGGGCCAAACGTAAACATAACAAGCCGAGCTCGCGGACTGTTTTTTGCCCGTTACGATCGTGACTGAATGTTAGTTCCTGTCAGTACCTCATAACAGTTAGTCACAATTCTTATCGTTACTGTTACGAAGCAgttcaattattaaaatttaagaaacCCCTTCAAAATGGAAGATACAAAAGTGTTAAATGAAGACAGTGACAACGAATCCTCTGATAGTGACGTGATTATACCAGTCGCAAAGCGTGTAAGGTGTATGATTATAATGAGAGTAGCGAAGAGGAAAGTACGACACGACAATCATGGATTTGGCAAAAAGTAAAAAACACACCAATAGTTCGGAAGTATTCTGATCATCATGGAATAAAAGCGTCTTTCTTAAATAATGTAAACGACAATCCAAGAATACTAAACCTGTCGGAGAACGTTGTGATAGAGTTGTCAAAGTCTAATAAACAAAGGATATACTTTATTCTTGGATAACCGGTACTCTTCACCCAACCTGTTTCTAAAATTACATCAGCAAAAGACAAACGTTATCGGGACCGTACGCAAGAACAGAAAAAATATGCCACAAGACTTAGAAAAGCATATTttgaagaaaggaaaatttgTGTGGAGATCTTGTAATAATTTGATAGCTCTGCGATGGAAGGACAAGCGCGACGTTTATATGCTCTCCACAAAACACAGAACTATAGAGATGGTCGAGCAATCAACCAAACAATTACAGAAAGTAATGAAACCGAAATGTATCGTGGAATATAACAAGGGTATGGGTCCAGTTGATCATCAAGATTAGCCTGTTTCCCAATAATGAGAAAAGTCATGAAAGGATACCGGAAGCTTTTCTTTTACATATCAGATATGGCTTTGTTCAATACCTATATTAtgcagaaaataatttagagTCGAAAACGGGAGACTTGTGTTGATTACCGTGTAAATATAGCGGAGGCAATTttacaaattgttaaattattgaattacaAAATGCGTGGGAAATCATCAGTTGAAACACCTCTTCGACTCCAAGCTCAATATTGGGCTCATTTCCCCAAAAATATAGATCCGACACCTCGGAATAAGCATCCAATAAGGACGTGCAAAGTCTGCTATAAACATAAAATTCGAAGCGCAACGAAGTGGGAATGCGCGAAATATAAAGTGGCTTTACATTTGCCAGAATGTTTTAAAAGGTATCGTATCATGGAGGATTTGTAGAGTTTTACGTATTTCCTTTTTAGATATTCATTCAGTTTtatgattaaattttatataattttaaataattttatgataaaatatgataaatttataatatctaTAAAAGCAAAAGCATAAGAGTTTACTTCCTCAACAGCATTATCGCGTAAAATTGACTATACCACTGGTATCGCGGGCATCTACATTTCGGTTCGTATTGCGACTGTTTACGAGCATCAGTCTGGTCTGTTTAGCGCGCGTCGATGTCTACCACTTGGGCCCGAGTTTCGTCGAACTAAATGGCACGGGAAGGGGTTAAATAAACTTCCCGCTGCCTCAGACTTTCCACACTTTAGATAGCTGTAGTCGTTTCTCCAGAAGtattctttccctttttctgcTATTCTTTGTTTCTCCTAttgctctttctttttctttcaggCATTGTTTAACGAACACTCTACCTACACCCTTTCTAATAACCTCTTCATATCTCAGAGCTCATTCCCTTGTTTCAattttctctctctcacacTTAGTTTCTTCTAATATTATATACTCGGGTGTGCAGTAATCTAAATGTAAGCACTACTTCAGCGATTTATTAAGCGATCAAACATAAGCAATCTTCTTTTGAAATCATCCTTAAACTTTCTTACTTGTATTCCCCAAACTTGTCTCATTGGTACCTTTGTATTCTTTACACGGTCTGTGATATGGCTAAACATAACCCCAAATTGGAGAAAAGAACGCACGCCTAAATGCATAAACTCCCCTGGACGAATGTATTGAAAAAGAGATAAATCCGAGCAATTTCTGGAATACACCTCTCTGGATAGTGTTCGCCCCAGGATCCGAAATAGCGAACATTAAATGTAGACAACATCTCTTTTTTGACATATACAGagcatttattttattttaatacagtgaaatatcttttgagaaaataattttacgaaaaaGATGTTTTAACATTTCTACATCTAAATTCAGATCATTTAGATCATAGATCATTTTAGAATTCTAATATCTCAAATGATATGAACTtagtgaaaaatatatttaagtattATAAAAGTACTGAAATTTTCTGTTAGacaaataattttcgttttgaattttaaaatattgaattctaTGATATGAGGTTACAAATTACATTAGAACAGCATAGTATAGcatatattaataacaatcgatcgcgtttataataaaatagaaataaatttcgttttacAAGCTTATATTGTAagttatacatttatttatatcatcgATAAAAATACATAGTGTGTATGTTGTACAAGTATAGCAAAAAAGTTTTAATAACATAATTCTAAGGTATCACATGGTATCCATTTTGAACTTTCTAATGCATCCCACAAGTTATAATCTTGTTCTATTATTTCTCTATTAAGCTTATCAATGTCTATGGGAACAGAATGttctataaataaaagaaaaattatgtttACTATATTATAGtaagatattatatatagtaatagaaaatattatagtaaaaatttccaagtatattttatgtttcgtgagtttaaaaaattaaaaaatatacttataataatataaattattttttgttgaAAATTAAACTAAGTTTTTTTGTTTAGAGGACAAAAGCATAAAACTAAGTAAACTTTTTTAGATtatacattaaatattattcacTAAATAAAGCATATCGTCAATGATATTAATCAGAATAAGGTTAATGCTATGTTAAGTATTTATCAATGAAATGATATTGCTATATCTATAAAAGATGTGTTTCATACCAATTAATTCCAATTCATCTTCTTCAGGTTTTTGATCAGATATATAGCTATTATATCCATCTGATGTAGGTTCACTTTCATAATAACCTTGTTGCCATGCACTGTAACTGTTCCAGTAAGATGATGTGTCATAGTAATTGTAAGCATCTGAATTTAAATTTGATGGTGTATATTCTGATGATGATTGTGGAGGTGTTGACCTGAAGAAtaggaaatttatttattgatactatattataatttatgttttatagataaaaaattaaagtatTATTTGCACACCCTGATAATTTATTCCAAGGCCTTGGAACAGCATTgcaaatttttaatgattttgtTCCTAATCCTCTATATCCATTCATAGTAACTAAACTATTCTTCTGCTCTTCTTCATTAGCAAATCTGACAAAACCATATCCTTTACTAAATCCAGAACTGTCTAAAATTACTTTTGCTGTTCtaattgaattatatttaGCAGCAAATGCTCTATATAAAGAATAATCATCTACATCTGTTGATAAATCTCCAACCCAAATACTAAATTCTCTTTCTGTTGTTGGTTTTCCTGTGGTACTAGCATGATTTAATCGGAATCTTACAGCCTAAAATATAGAAGGCATAAAAGTTCAAACTGAtgcatatattaatataaataaagatataataatttatcaaaaagattgcattaaaaatttttaaatcctTACTGGATTTGAACCAGGTATCACTTTGCCATTTAATTTATGCATTGCATCAAGTGCCATTTCGTCAGTTGGAAAATGTACAAAGCAATAACCTGCAGGTTCACCAGTGTAACGGTTTCTCATTACTTTAACTGTTTGTGGTTGTTCTCCCATTTTATGAAAAGCATTCATTATAAAACTTTCTGTCATATATGGTTCTAactaaaacaaaatatacttTCAACTTCATTGTAAAACAtagatacaaaatataaaaaatatatttttgtataaaataataagtaGTCTTTACTTACGCCACCCATCCATAattgacataataccataggTCCAGACATTTTCTTGtttataattgtttaaaaCAGAAAAATCTCGTAAAATTCTGCAATGAAACAAAACAATTCATAATTTTCATCACTTAAATGATAGCTATCCAgtttatctatttttatacaaataggattaatattatatttatgtatttaattttgtgCTATAATCTTGTTAGTGTACTATCAATTATTATGAACATAATATAATGCATA encodes:
- the LOC126865021 gene encoding tRNA selenocysteine 1-associated protein 1 — its product is MSGPMVLCQLWMGGLEPYMTESFIMNAFHKMGEQPQTVKVMRNRYTGEPAGYCFVHFPTDEMALDAMHKLNGKVIPGSNPAVRFRLNHASTTGKPTTEREFSIWVGDLSTDVDDYSLYRAFAAKYNSIRTAKVILDSSGFSKGYGFVRFANEEEQKNSLVTMNGYRGLGTKSLKICNAVPRPWNKLSGSTPPQSSSEYTPSNLNSDAYNYYDTSSYWNSYSAWQQGYYESEPTSDGYNSYISDQKPEEDELELIEHSVPIDIDKLNREIIEQDYNLWDALESSKWIPCDTLELCY